A genomic stretch from Oreochromis niloticus isolate F11D_XX linkage group LG11, O_niloticus_UMD_NMBU, whole genome shotgun sequence includes:
- the LOC102081429 gene encoding tumor necrosis factor receptor superfamily member 11B, producing the protein MSSRIAKSKPAMKLMVLLTASLSWAFQQQAEQLTYLHRDPATSAFLTCNQCPPGTAVKRHCTADMPTECQPCPDRHFAENWHWGEKCQYCTSVCKERQLVKQQCNSTHDQLCECAPGFHLVIEFCIAHKACSPGYGVAALGTPVSDTVCELCPDGHFSPGGSSTKPCQPHTNCSELGLKTLRWGTSTTDSQCGTPDKKATLECSHHTLCQTDVTLCEEAVFQSLASLRLSSVPLERLLDSLPGKRVDRKSLERLKKTCSPQQQVLHLLRLWREQNKDQDKLYGFIQGVNHCERKVSRCSSLKNLTLDDLMKVTNSLPGVKVKEADVRAVVSSCLPRQYILQLLHLWHKANHNLDLPNALSHSLRVLRNQQAPRYLLKGLKKISRIIGTTSAQKMFQKMFVSMLQDGSCFKAHKPLNE; encoded by the exons ATGAGCTCACGGATAGCCAAATCCAAACCGGCGATGAAACTGATGGTG CTTTTGACAGCTTCTCTCTCCTGGGCCTTTCAGCAGCAAGCTGAACAACTGACGTACCTGCACCGTGACCCCGCGACATCCGCATTCCTCACGTGTAACCAGTGCCCACCTGGCACAGCGGTGAAACGACACTGCACTGCCGACATGCCCACAGAGTGCCAGCCCTGTCCTGACAGGCATTTTGCCGAGAACTGGCACTGGGGGGAGAAATGCCAGTACTGCACCTCG GTGTGTAAGGAGAGACAGCTAGTGAAGCAGCAGTGCAACAGCACTCATGATCAGCTGTGCGAATGTGCTCCAGGTTTCCACCTAGTGATAGAGTTCTGTATCGCACACAAGGCCTGTTCACCTGGATATGGAGTGGCAGCTTTAG GTACGCCAGTGAGTGACACAGTGTGTGAACTTTGCCCTGATGGTCATTTCTCCCCGGGTGGCTCCTCCACCAAGCCCTGCCAGCCTCACACAAACTGCTCAGAGTTGGGCCTCAAGACACTGAGATGGGGCACGTCCACTACAGACAGCCAGTGTGGCACTCCGGACAAGAAGGCAACTCTGGAGTGCTCTCATCACACTTTGTGCCAGACTG ATGTGACTCTTTGTGAGGAGGCAGTTTTCCAGTCGCTAGCCTCGCTGCGACTTTCCTCGGTGCCCCTGGAACGACTGTTGGACAGTCTTCCTGGGAAGAGGGTGGATCGCAAGAGCCTGGAGAGGCTGAAGAAGACCTGCTCTCCCCAGCAGCAGGTTCTCCACCTTCTGCGACTGTGGAGGGAGCAGAACAAAGACCAGGACAAGCTGTATGGCTTCATACAAG GTGTGAACCACTGTGAGAGGAAGGTCTCCCGCTGCAGCAGTCTAAAAAACCTGACGCTCGACGACCTCATGAAGGTAACGAACAGCTTGCCAGGAGTGAAAGTTAAGGAGGCGGATGTCCGGGCCGTGGTCTCTTCTTGCCTCCCCAGGCAGTACATTCTGCAGCTTCTTCACCTCTGGCATAAAGCAAACCACAACCTGGACCTGCCAAATGCTCTGTCTCACAGTCTGAGGGTCCTGCGCAACCAACAGGCACCACGTTATCTGCTCAAAGGCCTGAAGAAGATCAGCCGCATTATTGGAACCACCTCGGCACAAAAGATGTTTCAGAAGATGTTTGTCAGTATGCTTCAGGATGGATCGTGTTTTAAAGCCCATAAGCCATTAAATGAATAA